The stretch of DNA cctcttttgAATGGAGTGgatataaggatctgtattttaatcatacTGCTTGTTTTGTTAATCAGTCATCAGCGTAATATTAAGTTGGTTAGATAATCAGAATCCTTTACATTTACATCATGTATTCAGGCTTATCAAACACAAATATATGTGTTTGAAAATTGGATTGATATTCCAGATCTACATCAGATGTTTATAGTTCATGGTATTTATTTCCTaagttggccctgcaggtagggcgttagaattgtacctgctgcccctattgcatggtcgtaaatggcgactaaatttaggatctaatcttttctcttcttcctaactgatttTATGTTTCCTattgcctcccttggcaccgcctcacttttggccttaatTTGAACatttgcccctgtgaggtaggctcagggttctatcccctggccgagaaCACCAAAGACtttaatagtggtagtttctgctcctgcttagtgctcaacaaacagggagtgggacaactggttcacccgttgtcagtataatgtgaccgggtgaggtgtgttgcttggtgtctttgacggcatgcttcagtgacatagcactataaaaagggcaacaggcccactatacaagaaatacaacacgaacatacagcagtctaccaaaacatgCACCTGGCACTTCACACATGTTACACACTTCATACATGGGAGgttgtccttacatgaccctggctgttaatacgacattaaaacaatcaaacaaacaaacaaacaaaagtactAGAGTATCCCTCAATACCACAATTAAACTTCTACcaatattctatatttgcatttttcagatgcgagtaggtattgataATGACATTGTGTGTTTAAGGACAAAACAATGTGAGTTttgctcataaaataatgacatcacaatggctACCTACCAACAAGGGAGGCAACTatgtaatgtgcaaatacagaataacttACCGGTAAACAGCTGCACCAAGGCATGACTTCGTGGTAAGTGAGGAATCGGAATACTGTCTACATCAACTGTTATTTCATCATCTAACTCTGACTCATCAACTTCTTCTCCtgcttttttcttttcttctaattccttctttctttttgttttctttccttCTATGATTTTTggaagattttgttttatttcatcttttCTATCCTCTCGAAAAAGTTGGACCTAAAAAACCACGAGGATTCTTCTCATTTAatcagtttttgttttcttttgtaaatcAACTTTCAGAAATTGCAATATGTGAGAAAATGACAAACGAACTGAGGCAGCGTAAGTATCTGACGATAGGTATAAAGGTGATTTGTTTATTCTCAAATCTATACAGTAGATTTGTTTTCAGCAAccaacaaggggaggtaatcccCATATTAACTTTACCTGTTCTTTATAGTTCTTTTCACATAGTTGGTGATATTCCTCAATTTGTTGTTGTGATGGAGTTTCCagtggattatctccctttaccaGTACTCCAATACCTGTGATATACCACAAACAAGATGTGATTAACATTTGAGAGCAGTCAATACTTAGTCCATTAGACTTCTTGGATTCTCTAAAACCTACAATGTCTGTCCTTCAATACTATGGTCAGGGACATCTGTTGTATACAAAATGTCAACTTAATCATCTGGATAGCATTTACttgcagtgtttttcctgggcattttgggaaattgccacctggtgaaaattgggaaattttgtgcgataaaagtaagaaattaataattttaacgGTGTTTATGCAAATGttggaaaaggtagaaataaacaattatcgttctctaagaatcaagtgtaagaatgtatactaaaatacaACGGTCAGACTTGGGATTTGcggattttttttgttttgttcacaCAAAACAGGTGTCAACTATAAGGTCAACGCCTTATTGAGATcaatatataggcaggaaaaacactgacTTGATTTATGTtgaaacaaggatttataagtgagaaggatttgtgactgtctctttacattactaaacaccacgcgagacgcctatgaaccgggaataaaaaccgtttttcaaACTCTTGTCTTACGAGTCAAACGAAAATACTTGTAAAGTTTAATTTATTTCGagtgctttaaagacggaataaaCTTAAAAATTTCGTTCAAAAAGAgttcgacagctcatgaaatgacgggcCGCCATTgtaccctcgcacccgcaaggctaatcaaaggctgcgccggcggatatcaggaaaatcagtcgtcgctaACCGTCACGGTGTTAGCGCCTGCCTTGGATCCCCATAAGATCAGGGCTTATTTGTTCAAAAGGAGATTATTGGTGGGCTTATCACAGTTTaaagacacacatttttttcaattcaagATGAAATAGTTTCTTGTAATACTAACTTTTTAAAAAGATTCTCAACAGCTCCATACTTTCCATACATGCAGATTTTAGTGAAGATATAATTACAGGTTTTACTGCTTatgagaaatgaaaaatttCACGTATAACTGGGCCCAGATTTTTGCACTTTAATATCTAGATTTCTATTGATTTAGAAGTTCACTCTAGTGATTTTACCTTTATTTACTAGTAAAGTAACTTCCTCTGGCATCAAGTACAGTGGCAACCCTAAAAAATTATTCTGTCTCGGAAATCTTGGCAAACATCCAATTTGGTTTCCAATAATTCTCACTTCATCCCTCAAGTAGGATGCATCTGGAAAGAAGTGAAAAGAACATTTTCTTAGAAGTtgatttatgttatacatataccTTCTGTCTTTAATAAAACCTTAATCATAATTTGAATTGTTGCATATTACCTGTGGACAGGTTGAAAATCCATTATTAAAGTAATGCTTTCCTGTTCTCATTAATGATATCAGACAGGCAAAATTTCCTAATATGAAGCTGACTCTGGGGGTCGATGTTCAGTCTAGTGATGGGAATCggtttcattttcataattgatCATCAGAATGTCAAAATCGATGGATTATAGATTATAATCCGTTTTCAAATTCAGGAAATAATTGCTCTATTTATTGGAATTAAACACTTGAATGTTCAAAAACTGGTGAGAAAAACTATGAATATCACTTGAATCATAGGGTGATAGTGTGGTAAGAAAGCATGTCCACTGCGATTGACTATTAATGCGTCATGATGGATACTGTACTGTATGGGAACAATGTCTGTAGGGTAATAAAAATGGGCTAATAATATTCAGTAGAAGTATGATAAACAAATGTTTCATGACACAAATCTTAAGATTTTGGACCAATTTCTTAATAGAtgatctatttatttatttatttatttttttactaatttttctatttttttttttttttttttttttgattattGGCCCTCTTCCAAATGTAAAATACCCATGTTTTTTTGGAAATTCCTCAGGTTGACTTTCACAATAGCCTGGGTGTCCAAAACAAATCAAAagaaaaggccaaaataaaggAAGCTGAAATATTTTACGAAATTGTCAAACTACTAAAATACTTGCCCAAAAGTAAAACTGAAACAAATTGCTTGAAATAAATCAAGTTTTcagtaatttttgttttatttgacaaattttaattttcacaattttggtcGGTATCGCGATTATTTTCACAATTCTGAAGGCCCAGGCCCCATTGACTCAAAAGTGAGAGAGAGACCTGGACTGGATATATTAAAGTGAATTTCTGCCTGGCCAAAAATATCTTACCTGAAACGAGCAGAAAAGTCAATTTTACATTACTTGAACTTTAAGTTatattctggtcaatttcaggtgaaattctGGTATATATTCTTGCCAATTTCAGGTAAAGCTCAGGTCAAATTTGTGTGAAATTCTAGTAAATTGCAGATTCGATTGTTAACATAACTGTTCTGCTCGTTTTAAATAAATTCTACCAGAAAAAATACTTGAGCAGAAACATGTTTGAATTTCACATACGGAAATTGGCCAAAATTTCTGTCAAGTGAAGATTTCTGAAATTCAGGTTAGATATTAAATTTGGCAGgttgtgtatgtgactatgTGATAgttaattttgtcatttttctcCTTTAAAATGTAACAAGGAGCGACCGTATCCTTGGAAGATTATTGTTCTAGctgaaacataaaaataaaacggATGAATGTAGGCTGTAATCAGTTTTCGATAATTTTAGCACAAACAATTACCTTCAGCGTTCCATACCAAAACGTTGTCATTGCACACGAATAGTCGGATTCGTTGTCTTTCGTCCATTTGAATTTCAAGATATCTACTTTAATTATCCAGCATTTCTGGTTTCTCTGTAAACACCGTCAAAAAATCGGTCTTTTTCTTCTCAAAAACTTTCCATGGTCGCGGCCATATTTGTTTCTGAAGTGATACGCTAGTATTACATttaaaacagaaaagaaaaaataatatgataaaaatattttatactttatttgtatatattaatcATTGTTTaatcagaaaaatattttaaatcatacaaatgataaattttatatttttcagataTCAATCAACACTACATTATCGTGACTTTACTTTTCGGAAGTCCTTTAGCTTTATCATTAGAAACAATGAGAAATAATCCGAGGAAATCCGAAAAGTAAATTGCGGCTATTTTGTCACGTGATCTTAAACGGCGGGAAATAGACAGAGAAAAGACAACAACGTGATCAGAAAGGGAGGGAGGAAAAAACTcgaaaaaaatgacaacagaAATTGACCAACGCCTTATTGAGATCCAGCGAGAATATTTAGACTTCCTTGACGATGGGGTAAGTTTCAAACAAAAGATCGCGTCGAAATATGTTCATAACCGCGATCATATGTTTTTCAGCAAAAAATCTGTACTTGCTCTTgaaacaattttcttttattcattGTAAATGAAGGAAATACCACATCTATTTGGGGCAATAAATGCCATGCTATCTGAATAAAAAAATCCATGCACGTCGCAGAtatgaattttaatttattaatcaatTTCACATATCCAGGCAAATTTATAACTCGATCGCTTGAATAGCTTGAACAAGTAACGCTGTCATACAGTTTTAATTGCAGCATGCTGCATTTTCATTCATGGTAGCGAGATCTAGGGAGATCCATTTAGCCCTAAGTCGGAAAGCCTTGACAATCCCAGAATTAAATAGTAGGATCTCTCTGTACAAAGATAAATTGCTCGATCAACTTGTTAAATTATTATTCAGGGTT from Argopecten irradians isolate NY chromosome 15, Ai_NY, whole genome shotgun sequence encodes:
- the LOC138308448 gene encoding tRNA-splicing endonuclease subunit Sen34-like: MDERQRIRLFVCNDNVLVWNAEDASYLRDEVRIIGNQIGCLPRFPRQNNFLGLPLYLMPEEVTLLVNKGIGVLVKGDNPLETPSQQQIEEYHQLCEKNYKEQVQLFREDRKDEIKQNLPKIIEGKKTKRKKELEEKKKAGEEVDESELDDEITVDVDSIPIPHLPRSHALVQLFTESPWKKENEEDATVPWNFPSTILEKTRSHVFQDLWEKGYYLTSGAKFGGDFLVYPGDPSKFHSHYVAICLEHEKPLTSLDLITMGRLGSNVKKTVVLCSLDNDSRIQYTSLQWTGIS